From Cyanobacteria bacterium QS_8_64_29, the proteins below share one genomic window:
- a CDS encoding SsrA-binding protein: MNGGITVVSENRQARFLYEIQETYEAGIQLTGTEIKSVRAGRANLRDGYAIIRNREVWLLNVHIAPFQGSGQYFNHEPRRTRKLLLHRREIDKLSGKIQQKGFTLVPVKLYLARGLAKVSLGLAKGKKKYDKRETIKQREAEKEMQRVVKRF, encoded by the coding sequence ATGAACGGCGGCATCACAGTCGTTAGCGAAAACCGCCAAGCCCGCTTCCTCTACGAGATCCAAGAAACTTACGAAGCGGGCATTCAGCTCACCGGGACCGAGATCAAATCCGTGCGGGCTGGGCGAGCCAACTTGCGCGATGGCTACGCGATCATTCGCAACCGCGAAGTCTGGCTGCTCAACGTCCACATTGCCCCGTTCCAAGGCAGCGGCCAGTACTTCAACCACGAGCCGCGCCGGACGCGCAAGCTGCTGCTGCACCGCCGCGAGATCGACAAGCTATCCGGCAAGATCCAACAGAAAGGGTTCACGCTCGTGCCCGTCAAGCTGTATCTGGCCCGCGGCCTGGCTAAAGTTAGCCTGGGCTTAGCCAAAGGCAAGAAAAAATACGACAAGCGCGAGACCATCAAACAGCGCGAGGCCGAAAAGGAAATGCAGCGCGTGGTCAAGCGCTTTTAG